The following are encoded together in the Triticum dicoccoides isolate Atlit2015 ecotype Zavitan chromosome 6B, WEW_v2.0, whole genome shotgun sequence genome:
- the LOC119320157 gene encoding protein NRT1/ PTR FAMILY 7.3-like encodes MAPSTVDPKCVSPITEDGSMDRRGNSAVKANTGKWRSSILLLVNYALVTCAFFGVGVNLVVFLRRVLHQDNAEAANSISKWTGTVYIFSLIGAFMSDSYWGRYITCAIFQMIYVTGLVVLSLASWFLLVKPTGCGDVETHCDPPSTAGVALFYLSTYMIAFGNGGYQPSIATLGSDQFDETDPDEARSKVAFFSYFYLALNVGSIFSNTVLVYYEDAGQWVMGFWVSAGAAALALVLFLLGTPNYRYFKPTGNPLTRIAQVLVAACRKWRDHASTRGELLHELDGDESYKESGIRKIMHSDQLRYLDKAATVTEEDYCEPERIKDPWRLCTVTQVEEVKCILKMLPIWMCTIVYSVVFTQMASLFVEQGTTMNTNIGSFHVPAASMSVFDILSVLAFIAIYRRVLVPVMARLSGNPQGLTELQRMGVGLVIGMGAMVVAGVVEVERLKRVAAPDQPSSLSVLWQVPQYALIGASEVFMYVGQLEFFNGQAPDGVKSFGSSLCMASISLGNYVSIMLVSVVTSLTAGDKRPGWIPGNLNSGHLDRFYFLLAALSLVDLAVYVACAMWYKGIKLDSNEEKGKVPVHV; translated from the exons ATGGCTCCAAGCACCGTGGATCCCAAGTGCGTATCGCCCATCACTGAAGATGGGTCGATGGACAGGCGAGGAAACTCAGCAGTCAAAGCAAACACTGGGAAATGGAGATCTTCCATCCTGCTGCTAG TTAACTATGCGCTTGTAACGTGTGCCTTCTTCGGCGTCGGGGTGAACCTGGTGGTGTTCCTCCGGCGGGTGCTCCACCAGGACAACGCCGAGGCGGCCAACAGCATCAGCAAATGGACCGGCACCGTCTACATCTTCTCCCTCATCGGCGCCTTCATGAGCGACTCCTACTGGGGCCGCTACATCACCTGCGCCATCTTCCAGATGATCTATGTCACG GGACTTGTGGTACTGTCACTGGCGTCGTGGTTCCTGCTGGTGAAGCCCACTGGGTGCGGCGACGTGGAGACGCACTGCGACCCGCCGTCGACGGCGGGGGTCGCGCTCTTCTACCTGTCGACGTACATGATCGCGTTCGGCAACGGCGGGTACCAGCCGTCCATCGCCACGCTGGGCTCGGACCAGTTCGACGAGACGGACCCCGACGAGGCGCGCTCCAAGGTGGCCTTCTTCAGCTACTTCTACCTGGCGCTCAACGTGggctccatcttctccaacacggtGCTGGTGTACTACGAGGACGCCGGGCAGTGGGTCATGGGCTTCTGGGtctcggcgggcgcggcggcgctggCGCTCGTGCTCTTCCTCCTCGGCACCCCCAACTACCGCTACTTCAAGCCCACCGGCAACCCGCTCACCCGCATCGCGCAGGTGCTCGTCGCCGCGTGCCGCAAGTGGCGCGACCACGCGTCCACCCGCGGCGAGCTGCTCCACGAGCTGGACGGCGACGAGTCTTACAAGGAATCCGGCATCCGGAAGATCATGCACAGTGACCAGCTCAGGTACCTTGACAAGGCCGCGACGGTCACCGAGGAGGACTACTGCGAGCCGGAGAGGATAAAGGACCCGTGGAGGCTCTGCACCGTGACGCAGGTGGAGGAGGTGAAGTGCATCCTCAAGATGCTGCCCATCTGGATGTGCACCATCGTCTACTCGGTGGTTTTCACGCAGATGGCGTCGCTGTTCGTGGAGCAAGGGACCACCATGAACACTAACATCGGGTCGTTCCACGTGCCGGCCGCGAGCATGTCGGTGTTCGACATCCTCAGCGTGCTGGCGTTCATCGCCATCTACCGGCGCGTGCTGGTGCCGGTCATGGCGAGGCTGTCCGGGAACCCGCAGGGGCTGACCGAGCTGCAGCGCATGGGCGTCGGGCTCGTGATCGGCATGGGGGCGATGGTGGTGGCAGGCGTCGTGGAGGTGGAGCGGCTGAAGCGGGTGGCCGCGCCGGACCAGCCGAGCTCCCTGAGTGTCCTGTGGCAGGTGCCGCAGTACGCGCTGATCGGGGCTTCGGAGGTGTTCATGTACGTTGGGCAGCTGGAGTTCTTCAACGGGCAGGCGCCCGACGGCGTCAAGAGCTTCGGCAGCTCGTTGTGCATGGCGTCCATCTCGCTCGGGAACTACGTGAGCATCATGCTGGTCAGCGTGGTGACCAGCCTCACCGCCGGCGACAAGAGGCCTGGGTGGATCCCGGGtaacctcaactccggccacctcgacaGGTTCTACTTCCTCCTCGCAGCGCTCTcgctcgtcgacctcgccgtgtACGTGGCCTGCGCGATGTGGTACAAGGGCATCAAGCTCGACAGCAACGAGGAGAAGGGAAAGGTGCCGGTGCATGTTTAG